From a single Leishmania infantum JPCM5 genome chromosome 36 genomic region:
- a CDS encoding cysteine synthase — protein MAAPFDKSKNVAQSIDQLIGQTPALYLNKLNNTKAKVVLKMECENPMASVKDRLGFAIYDKAEKEGKLIPGKSIVVESSSGNTGVSLAHLGAIRGYKVIITMPESMSLERRCLLRIFGAEVILTPAALGMKGAVAMAKKIVAANPNAVLADQFATKYNALIHEETTGPEIWEQTNHNVDCFIAGVGTGGTLTGVARALKKMGSHARIVAVEPTESPVLSGGKPGPHKIQGIGPGFVPDVLDRSLIDEVLCVAGDDAIETALKLTRSDGVFCGFSGGANVYAALKIAERPEMEGKTIVTVIPSFGERYLSTTLYRSVRDEVSSLPVVDASELQD, from the coding sequence CGACAAGTCAAAAAATGTGGCGCAGTCTATCGATCAGCTGATTGGCCAGACGCCGGCGTTGTACCTAAACAAGCTGAACAATACCAAGGCAAAGGTTGTGCTCAAGATGGAGTGCGAAAACCCGATGGCGTCCGTGAAGGATCGCCTTGGCTTCGCCATCTACGATaaagcggagaaggagggcaagCTGATCCCTGGCAAGTCTATCGTGGTCGAGTCGTCCAGTGGAAACACGGGCGTGTCGCTAGCGCACTTGGGTGCGATTCGTGGCTACAAGGTCATCATTACGATGCCCGAATCCATGTCTctcgagcgccgctgcctgctgcGTATCTTCGGCGCCGAGGTAATCCTCACCCCTGCCGCTCTTGGCATGAAGGGTGCCGTGGCCATGGCCAAGAAAATCGTCGCCGCTAACCCCAACGCCGTCTTGGCGGATCAGTTCGCAACCAAGTACAACGCCCTCATACACGAGGAAACCACGGGGCCTGAGATTTGGGAGCAGACGAACCACAATGTCGACTGCTTCATAGCCGGCGTTGGAACAGGTGGCACGCTGACAGGTGTGGCGCGGGCGCTAAAGAAGATGGGCAGTCATGCCCGCATCGTTGCCGTGGAGCCGACGGAGTCACCTGTGCTGTCGGGTGGAAAACCAGGCCCGCACAAAATTCAGGGCATCGGCCCGGGCTTTGTGCCAGACGTGCTCGACCGCAGTCTCATCGACGAGGTGCTTTGCGTGGCAGGTGATGATGCCATTGAGACGGCACTGAAGCTCACGCGCAGCGACGGGGTCTTCTGCGGCTTCTCTGGTGGCGCCAACGTTTACGCGGCGCTGAAGATCGCGGAGCGTCCGGAGATGGAGGGCAAGACAATTGTGACGGTCATTCCGTCCTTCGGTGAGCGCTACCTCTCCACCACGCTGTACAGGAGCGTTCGGGATGAGGTGTCGTCCCTGCCCGTAGTCGATGCCTCGGAGCTGCAGGACTGA